The Pan troglodytes isolate AG18354 chromosome 19, NHGRI_mPanTro3-v2.0_pri, whole genome shotgun sequence region TGCAGGTCCGCCCACTGTCTCTCTTTCACCCCACAATTCTGAGCCAGTTTCCTCTTGCACAGGCCTAGGCACCCTGGGAGCCACGGGCACCCCACTAGCTGCAGACAGCCCCACAGTGCCAGGCATTCCTGCAGTTTGCTGCCTCCCTGACAAGCCTGAAAAGCCTCCAGCACCAGGCTCCAGCTCCACAGAACCAGGCACCCTAGGAGCCAGAAGGACTTCGGTGGCCACAGGAGCCCTGACCCTCTGTCTCTGTCCCCAGGGTCTTGGGATACCCCCAGAGTCAGTCTCCCCCGCAAGCCCAGGCCCCTCAGGCACCACAGGAACCCCAATAGTCTGTCTCCTCCCCCATGGGCCCGGGAAGGCCCCAGAACCACAATCCTCCCCGCCAGACCACAGCTTCTCCCGAGCCACGTGTCCCCCTGAAGCCACGGATTCCTCCCCGCCTGACCACAGCTCCTCCTGAGCCACGGGTCCCCCTGAAGCCACGGATTCCTCTCCGCCAGACCACAGCTCCTCCCGAGCCACGGGTCCCCCCGAAGCCACAGATATTCTGGCAGCCCGAGTCCTTTCCCACAGGTTCAAAATGTCTCTAGAGCTGCCTTCCTGACACACAGGGCCAGACGCCCACACAGCAGCAGGCACTCTGGCAGGCACCTTTCCAGAGCCGGGCACACCCATTGCCATGAGGACCCCTGCTGTGGCGCACCCCTGCCGGGGCACATCTGCTGCCCTGGGTATGCCCACCGTCTCAGACACCCCCACAGCCTGCCTCCTCCCACACTGACATGCAACATCTCCACAGCCAGCCTCCTGATCCACTGACCCAGGGACCCCTAAAGCTGGAGGCCCCAGACTCTCTGGCTCCCCCACAGCCTGCCTCCTTTCCCACGGGCTCAGAACATTCCCACTACAGGTCTCCTCTCCAAGCCCAGGCACTGTCTCGGCTGGGGGCCCCCCAAGAGCTTGCTGTCCGTCCCACAGGCCCAGGCCCCCGCTGTGGCTCAGCTCTTCTCCCAGGGCTCCAGGTACCACCACAGCCTGGGGCACCCCTACCATCTGTCCCGCTCCCCACAGCCCTGGGACACTCACACAGCCCGTGTCCTTCCCCAAGGCCCTGGGTACCCCTGTAGCCTGTTCTATCCCCCACAGGCCTGGGGCACCCCCAGAACCTGCTGCCTGCTCCCCAGGACATGATGACTCTGCAGTCTGCGCAGCTCCCCGTGACCCTGGATCACCCCCAGAGCCTGTCTCCACCCACACAGGCTGTCCCCTTTCCCTGAACCCTGGGTCACCTCCACATCTAGTTTCCTCTTCAGTAGCACAGGGCACCCCAACAGAGTATCCTGTGCCCCACGGGCCGGGCATACCCACAGAGTCTGTCTCCTCCACAGCCTGTCTCCTGTAACACACACCTGCGGCACCCACAAAAGTAGGCTCCTCCTCCACAGCATCGGACACCCCCACAGCCTGTCCCCTCCCCCATACGCCAGGGGTGGCCCCACAGACTGCTTCATGTGTCAGAGCCCCAGGAATCTGCGGGGACTGTCCTCTCCCCCACAGACCTGCAGCACCCCCACAGCCGAGCTCTCCCTCCATGGCTCTGGGCGCTCCCACAGCCCCAGTCCACCCCACGGTCCCAGGCTCGCCCATAGTCTGTTCTTTTTCACAAGGGCCTGAGACAAACCCATAGCCTATCTCCTCCCCACAGCTTCTCCCCTCCACAGCTTCTCCCCTCCACAGGTGCGGGGCCATTTCAGAACTTGACGCCAAAGCCCCAGGCACACTCGCAGGAGGCACCCTCCCAGCCTGTCCCTGTCCACAGAAGCTTAAGGCTCTCTCATAAGCTGCCCCTAAGCCCAGAGCTGTGGGCCCTGAGGGGGCCCGAGGGATCCCCCTTGCCTGTCCCTTCACCCAGGGCCCTGTAAGACCGCCGCGGCTTGTCTCTACCCAGGAAGCTCGGCCAGGAACACCCCTTTCGACAGGTCCCTCTCCTGCAGGCACGGGATGGAGCTCGACTCTACTTCCTTCCCCACATCCCGAGGCGGCCCTCATAGCCTGCACCTTCAGCCACAGGTGCAGAATGCTCTCATGGCCCAGAGATCCCGGGCGACCTTTTCTCTCGCAGCCCCGGGGACTTCTATCTTCGGTCTCCTCCTCCCCAGACCCGGTCACCCACACAGCCCCGGCAGGCCCCACCACCTCGGGCTCCCCCACAGCCCCGTTCACCCACACAGCCCCAGGGTCCCTTGCAGCCTCGATGGAGCCTGGGGTCCCAGGAGCTCCCAAAGCCTCATTCGCCCCGGCGGCGTCGGCTGTCTCCGCCGCTTGTCTCGTCCCCCATGGCCGCTGACAGCCCTGTGGCCTTTCTGCACTCACACAGCGCGTCTCCCACTCCGAGGACTTCGCCCGGCGCCTTGCTCCACGGCCTCGGGACGTCCCTGCGCCCCGTCTCTTCCCCCACAGCCGCCGAACCCCCCGCCCCGAC contains the following coding sequences:
- the LOC129137653 gene encoding collagen alpha-1(I) chain, whose protein sequence is MSRETRRGALPRLRRGEQAAKMPGRCVGPSRSGRGVRRLWGKRRGAGTSRGRGARRRAKSSEWETRCVSAERPQGCQRPWGTRQAAETADAAGANEALGAPGTPGSIEAARDPGAVWVNGAVGEPEVVGPAGAVWVTGSGEEETEDRSPRGCERKGRPGSLGHESILHLWLKVQAMRAASGCGEGSRVELHPVPAGEGPVERGVPGRASWVETSRGGLTGPWVKGQARGIPRAPSGPTALGLGAAYERALSFCGQGQAGRVPPASVPGALASSSEMAPHLWRGEAVEGRSCGEEIGYGFVSGPCEKEQTMGEPGTVGWTGAVGAPRAMEGELGCGGAAGLWGRGQSPQIPGALTHEAVCGATPGVWGRGQAVGVSDAVEEEPTFVGAAGVCYRRQAVEETDSVGMPGPWGTGYSVGVPCATEEETRCGGDPGFRERGQPVWVETGSGGDPGSRGAAQTAESSCPGEQAAGSGGAPGLWGIEQATGVPRALGKDTGCVSVPGLWGAGQMVGVPQAVVVPGALGEELSHSGGLGLWDGQQALGGPPAETVPGLGEETCSGNVLSPWERRQAVGEPESLGPPALGVPGSVDQEAGCGDVACQCGRRQAVGVSETVGIPRAADVPRQGCATAGVLMAMGVPGSGKVPARVPAAVWASGPVCQEGSSRDILNLWERTRAARISVASGGPVAREELWSGGEESVASGGPVAQEELWSGGEESVASGGHVAREKLWSGGEDCGSGAFPGPWGRRQTIGVPVVPEGPGLAGETDSGGIPRPWGQRQRVRAPVATEVLLAPRVPGSVELEPGAGGFSGLSGRQQTAGMPGTVGLSAASGVPVAPRVPRPVQEETGSELWGERETVGGPADAKGPTRMEVPTSTRMPGPMAEKTGSGGVSGLLGGRQTTGVSMAVGLLGSVGEGTIFEHVSGLSGRRQTAGRPVAARGSMAVGVPTAPGLPGPMVGDTGSGDDGSGIWGRRLATEGPTAARVPGPVEGETGSEGVSGLWRRRHGGAIPEAGRVPLPLGVLAAVGAPMAGRAPAAVWVTGSSGAEADLGVSGLTVLRRQSTGGVGASEDETGGGNILGLAGGSQAVGTSHTCVPGARLWSCPRSVGEETAYENALGMSGTRTAVGVPSVSREEIGLGHFRDHLQPSGRRLAGGLSAVRVRGSNLGESYVGEARLRGAFQ